The Deltaproteobacteria bacterium DNA window ACGAGAGCATGTCATTGCGAACGGAGTGAAGCAATCTTTGCCTGAAAAAGAGATTGCTTCGTCACCTCCGGCTCCTCGCAATGACAGCGCCCTTCTAGTGTTCAGACACACTCTAAAGCCCGTCTGTTTTTATGAGGAGGGAGCATGACCCGTAAATTCGATCCGATTCTGGTCGAAGTCATTAAAAACGAACTGGCCGCGATCACTGAGGAAATGGCCATCGCGGTCTGGAAGACTGGTCGGTCGGCGATGATGAAGACCGGCGATTTCGCCACGGCGATGTGCGACGGCCAAGGGCGGCTGATCGGTCAGGGGTATGCCGCACCGTTCCAACTGGCGTTCTTCATCGAGATGATGCCGTACATCATGAAGAAATATGGCGGCAATCTGAGGCCTGGCGATGTGATCGTGACGAACGATCCCTATGCCGGGATTACCCATATGCCCGACGTGGTGATCATTGCGCCTTCGTTTTGGAAAGATCAACTTGTCGCTTTCACCTTAGCCTACTCGCATCACACCGATATTGGCGGACGTTTCCCCGGCGGTTTCAGCAGCCAATGTACCGAGACCTTCGAGGAAGGGCTGCGGCTGCCGACGCTCAAACTCTATGATAACGGCAAACGCAATGAGGCGCTGTTGGAGACGATTCTGGCCAACGTCCGCGTCTCCGACGAATGGCTGGGCGATGTCGAGGCCAAGATTGCCGGCTGCTGGCGCGGCGAACAGGAAATGCGCGCTTTGCTCGATAAGTACGGTCTGGAGACCTATCGATCGTCGTGCGACTACCTGATCGACTATGCGGAAAAAGCGACCCGTGCGGCACTGCGCGCCATTCCGCGCGGTGAATATGTCCATGAGGACATCTTTGAGGACGACGGGTTTGGCAGCGACGGCGTGGCCATGCCGCTCAAAGTGACCTTGCGGGCGGAAGGGGAGACGCTCACGGTGGATTTCACTGGGACCGCGCCGCAGGCGCGAGGTGCGATCAACCTTCCGCTCAGCATGACGAAGGCGACTGTGTTCGGCACCATCAAAAGCATTGTCGGTCAGGATGTATTGACCAACGTTGGGTTCGTCCGACCGATCAATGTCGTGGCGCCGTTGGGGTCGTTGGTGAATCCGCGTTTTCCGGCAGCGGTCGGTGGACGCGCGCCCCTGTTCTTCCGGGTCTTCGACGTCTTGTTCCGGGCCTTGGCGAAAGCCTTGCCGGAGCGGGTGCCGATCCCCGGCGAAGGCGGCGATGTGCTGCATTTCACCGGACAGAAAGCCGACGGTTCTCCCTTCGCGGTGATGGATATTTTCTTCGGCGGTTGGGGTGGACGACCCATGAAAGATGGCATCGATGGCGTTGCTCCCATGTCGTTTGGCTCGTACGGAACGATTCCCGCCGAGCTGCTGGAACGCGAATATCCTCTGGTCGTTGATGGGTTTGGTTACGTGCAAGATACCGCTGGTCCGGGCAAGCATCGCGGTTCGACCTCGATCTACAAGCAATGGCGCTTCCTGCAACCAGGGAAGGTGATGGTGCGGACGAACCGACTCCTACGCCCGTCC harbors:
- a CDS encoding hydantoinase B/oxoprolinase family protein, producing the protein MTRKFDPILVEVIKNELAAITEEMAIAVWKTGRSAMMKTGDFATAMCDGQGRLIGQGYAAPFQLAFFIEMMPYIMKKYGGNLRPGDVIVTNDPYAGITHMPDVVIIAPSFWKDQLVAFTLAYSHHTDIGGRFPGGFSSQCTETFEEGLRLPTLKLYDNGKRNEALLETILANVRVSDEWLGDVEAKIAGCWRGEQEMRALLDKYGLETYRSSCDYLIDYAEKATRAALRAIPRGEYVHEDIFEDDGFGSDGVAMPLKVTLRAEGETLTVDFTGTAPQARGAINLPLSMTKATVFGTIKSIVGQDVLTNVGFVRPINVVAPLGSLVNPRFPAAVGGRAPLFFRVFDVLFRALAKALPERVPIPGEGGDVLHFTGQKADGSPFAVMDIFFGGWGGRPMKDGIDGVAPMSFGSYGTIPAELLEREYPLVVDGFGYVQDTAGPGKHRGSTSIYKQWRFLQPGKVMVRTNRLLRPSDGMAGGQPGALSTNILNPGEDNLVLPRKAHMHMDVKSGDRIYHVVSGSGGHGDPWLREPEKVLIDVKDEKLTVAAARAQYGVVIDASSFDIDWEQTTALRRQRLEPVAAAD